From one Triticum urartu cultivar G1812 chromosome 3, Tu2.1, whole genome shotgun sequence genomic stretch:
- the LOC125547877 gene encoding uncharacterized protein LOC125547877 yields MASNFPSLAGLLAPRPLLLYAATWSAVAAMSVAVAALAPELAYVWGVAPGAPLTRACPDGSFAGGSIGLPLDGPPWDAVCVPAGLFGRTVPDVVVPLVFAVVVVAGATAFTAAVGVWEDDEDDIEITEVGQV; encoded by the coding sequence ATGGCGTCCAACTTCCCCTCACTCGCCGGCCTCCTCGCCCCACGCCCGCTGCTCCTCTACGCGGCCACGTGGTCCGCCGTCGCCGCCATGTCCGTGGCCGTGGCGGCTCTCGCGCCCGAGCTCGCCTACGTCTGGGGCGTCGCGCCGGGAGCGCCACTCACCAGGGCATGCCCCGATGGCAGCTTCGCTGGCGGCAGCATCGGGCTGCCGCTCGACGGCCCGCCGTGGGACGCCGTCTGCGTGCCCGCCGGCCTCTTCGGCCGGACCGTGCCCGACGTGGTCGTCCCGCTTGTTTTCGCCGTCGTGGTTGTCGCCGGCGCCACCGCCTTCACCGCCGCCGTCGGCGTGTGGGAGGACGATGAGGACGACATCGAGATCACCGAGGTAGGACAGGTGTAG